Genomic segment of Gilliamella apis:
ATAATCTTCAGTCATTGCTCGATGATAGCCATCTAAGCCATTATCTGTGAGATCAACAATAAATCCTGACTCAACTAATCCTTGGCGTAGATATTCACCTGTTTTTTGTTCATCTTCAACAACTAACAATTTCATATTGAATATTCCTTAATGTTCTATCAGGTTATCGAAATTGCATAATGCAGTAATAGGATATATGAAAAAGGGAAATGGCATCATGACAATTTAATGACTATTTTGTAATCTAATGGTCATTAAATAGTCGGGTTAGATTTGTTATAGTATCGCCACAATGATTCATGAGGCTAGACAGTATTGTTTCATTGTTTTATTTCCTTTCATCCATTCCTTGCAATTTAATGCAGCCCTAGTTGATCTAGGGTTTTTTTTTGACTTTAATACTTACTGACGTAAATTTATCCATGGATTACGGCTAATTCACTATAAAACAAATTTCATTTTAGCAAATTTAACCGTAATTGAATATGGTTGATGTTAGTTTTTACGAAGAACAATACCGGTTTCAATATGATCGGTATAAGGAAATTGATCGAACATCGCAAAATGTTCAATTTGATGCGTTTTAGTAAGTTGTTCTAAATTATTTTTCAACGTATTAGGATTACAAGAAATATAAATAATTCTTTGATAACTTTGGATAATCTCAAGCGTATTATCGTCTAATCCTGCTCGTGGAGGATCGACTAATACGGTTTGACATTGATAATCATCTAAATTAATACCCTGCAATCGATTAAATTGTCGTTCTTTTTTAATTGCACTGGTAAATTCTTCGGCCGATAATCTGGCAATAATTAAGTTATCAATATTATTTACTTTAATATTATGTTGTGCAGAATAAACCGATGCTTTTGCGATTTCAGTTGCCAACACCTTCCTAAAATTTTGTGCTAATGCAATCGAAAAATTACCGTTACCACAATAAAATTCGAGAAGATCACCTTTAGAATCTTTAGTAACCGATATTGCCCACTCCAACATTTTAATGTTGATAGCCGCATTAGGTTGGGTAAAACTGTTTTCCACTTGTCGATAACTAAAGTTATTATCAAATATGGGTAAAGTCTCATCGACATAATCAACATTTACAGCAATTTTTTGATTACTAGCTCGACCAACCAAATTGGCAATAATACCCCGCTCCGCTAATTGTTGTTTTAAACGCTCAGCTTCTATTATCCATTGGTCATCTAATTTTTTATGATATAAGAGTGTTATTAATAACTGGCCGCTCAACGTGGAAAAATAATCAATCTGAAAAAGTTGATGACGCAACTTATCGTTATATTGAAGTAACGGTAAAATTGTTTGCATGGCACGATTAATTAATTGTGATGCAATTGGGAAACTATCAATTCTTACTCTTTTTTTAGTTTTTTTATCATACATAATATGATAAAGCTCCTCACCGCTATGCCAAATTCTAAATTCAGCTCGCATACGATAGTGACTAATTGGTGAAGAGAAAACCTGTAAATCGGGTAATGAAAAATCAGATAATAATTTTTTTAAATTGGTTATTTTATTTTGTAACTGCTGGTTATATTTGTCGTTAGAAAAAGATTCTGTCATATTTATAATTCGATCATCAATTTAACTAAAAAGAATAGTATTAAGTTTGCTACCTTGTTATTTTAGTTATTTTAGCATAAACCATAAATTATGATAAGTTTAACCATTCATAGTTGGCCAATAAATAATATGGTAATCATGAAAAATTGTTTTTTATTCTTACCTATTTTCGGCTCTGTTACTTAAAGATTATGTTAGTTAAGGATAAACATTGTAGTTATAACAATTGCCGTTATAATGTGGGACAAAATGATAGATAAAAGAGCACTATGACTACACAAACTTTTTCCGATTTACAGTTAGATGATATCCTAATTGACAATCTACAAACACAAAATATTAATACACCAACGGTAATCCAAGCACAAACTATACCAGTAGCATTAGACGGTAAGGATGTTTTAGGATCGGCTCCAACAGGAACCGGTAAAACCTTAGCTTTTTTGATTCCAGCGGTACAACATTTACTTGATTTTCCTCGTCGAAAACCAGGACCACCACGAATTTTGATACTAACCCCTACTCGAGAACTCGCAATCCAAATAGCTGAGCAAGCAAAATTGCTTACGCAATCAACTCACCTAAGTATCGCCACCATTACTGGTGGAGTTGCTTATATGAACCATGCTGAAGTGTTTAGTAAAAATCAAGATATTGTCATAGCCACTACGGGTCGATTATTACAGTATATTAAAGAAGAAAACTTCGATTGTCGTGCGGTTGAAATGTTAATATTGGATGAAGCAGATCGCATGTTAGATATGGGATTTGCTCAGGATGTAGAAACTATCTCTGCAGAAACTCGTTGGCGCAAACAGACGTTACTATTTTCAGCTACACTTGAAGGTGATGGATTACATAGCTTTGCTAATCGTATTCTTGAACAACCCGTCGAAATCAATGCCGACCCTTCACGAAAAGAACGAAAAAAGATTTTGCAATTTTATTATCGCGCTGATGATTTTACCCATAAAGTTGCATTATTAACGCATTTATTGAAACAAGAAGAAGTGAAAAAAACGATTGTCTTTGTTCGTAAACGGGAAAGAGTACATGAATTAGTAACATTACTTCATCAAGCAGGTATTCAAAGTTGTTATCTAGAAGGCGAAATGGTTCAAGCCAAACGTAATGAAGCAATCAAAAGAATTAGTAATGACACCGTAAATGTGTTGGTTGCAACAGATGTTGCCGCTAGAGGAATAGATATTGACGATATAAGCCATGTTATCAATTTCGATGCGCCTAAAACCGCTGATGTTTACTTACATCGCATTGGTCGTACTGCTCGTGCTGGAAAAAAAGGTACCGCAATAATGTTAGTTGAAGCTCACGATAATGAGTTATTACTAAAAATTGAACGTTATATACGTGAACCGATTAAATTAAGAACCATTGATGAATTGCGACCAAAAACTAAAGCACCTAAACCTGTGACCAAAAAGAAACCGTCACAAAAAGCTAAACAAAAAAGTGTAGCTAAAAAGCAAGAAGATACGAAAAAGAAAAAGGTAAAACAGCGTCATCGAGATACTAAAAACAAAGGTAAACCAAAGAAAACGATAATTAAAACCGAATAATAATTTATTTATCATAGTTTAAACTTATGAAATCAATCGCTGATAACAGCTTGGCGTATTGATACATACTGCTATAATTCACCGCAAATAAATTACAAATTTAGTTACACAAGGAGACATTTTATGACATTAGTAACTCGTAAGGCACCAGACTTTACTTCATCTGCAGTGCTTGGTTCTGGTGAA
This window contains:
- the trmA gene encoding tRNA (uridine(54)-C5)-methyltransferase TrmA, yielding MTESFSNDKYNQQLQNKITNLKKLLSDFSLPDLQVFSSPISHYRMRAEFRIWHSGEELYHIMYDKKTKKRVRIDSFPIASQLINRAMQTILPLLQYNDKLRHQLFQIDYFSTLSGQLLITLLYHKKLDDQWIIEAERLKQQLAERGIIANLVGRASNQKIAVNVDYVDETLPIFDNNFSYRQVENSFTQPNAAINIKMLEWAISVTKDSKGDLLEFYCGNGNFSIALAQNFRKVLATEIAKASVYSAQHNIKVNNIDNLIIARLSAEEFTSAIKKERQFNRLQGINLDDYQCQTVLVDPPRAGLDDNTLEIIQSYQRIIYISCNPNTLKNNLEQLTKTHQIEHFAMFDQFPYTDHIETGIVLRKN
- the srmB gene encoding ATP-dependent RNA helicase SrmB — translated: MTTQTFSDLQLDDILIDNLQTQNINTPTVIQAQTIPVALDGKDVLGSAPTGTGKTLAFLIPAVQHLLDFPRRKPGPPRILILTPTRELAIQIAEQAKLLTQSTHLSIATITGGVAYMNHAEVFSKNQDIVIATTGRLLQYIKEENFDCRAVEMLILDEADRMLDMGFAQDVETISAETRWRKQTLLFSATLEGDGLHSFANRILEQPVEINADPSRKERKKILQFYYRADDFTHKVALLTHLLKQEEVKKTIVFVRKRERVHELVTLLHQAGIQSCYLEGEMVQAKRNEAIKRISNDTVNVLVATDVAARGIDIDDISHVINFDAPKTADVYLHRIGRTARAGKKGTAIMLVEAHDNELLLKIERYIREPIKLRTIDELRPKTKAPKPVTKKKPSQKAKQKSVAKKQEDTKKKKVKQRHRDTKNKGKPKKTIIKTE